TCATATTCACTCGTTGCATTAAAAGTTCACAGTTTGATTTCATAGTTTTTGGTGAATATTGTGAGCGAATTTCGGGTAAAAGAAGCTTGGATAATATTATGAATAAAATAAAAGAGAAAGGGATTAATATTTTTGAAGGAAATACTCAAGAAATTGAATTAATCATTAAAGATGAGTTTCAGCCTATTTTACTTAATCATTAAATTCCATAAAAATAAACTGAAAAGGTACAGTATTTACTGCTTAATATTTTACAACTTTATTTAGTTTTAGATTTATTTTAAATCAAATCATCCTTCGGTCTGCCTTTTTAAATAATATCAGTGTAGTTCATCACTATTTCTTGCCTTAGTTTTATATGATGTTGAAATTTAATTTTAAAATCAGTTCTTTCTATCCATATTGGAAAAAAAAGAAATTTCTGTGGTTTGAGAAAATGGTAAAAGAGGGCGTACATTCTCGCAAATCTGCTGAAATTGTAGACGCTTGGGATGAACATCTAAACGAGCCTGGGTCATTCTCTATGGTTCAATGGTTAAAGGAGAACGTAGGCTAACTACATTTCGAGTTCTTCACGACAATGCGAATTTATCATTGGTCGGAGTAAGATGGAGATAATTCCTTTCTTTTTGAAATCGGCGTTTAGCCATAAGAGGTTTTTATTCTTACCGTCAAAAAATGTGTAATATATCCAGTTAAACATACTAGTTAGACGACGTTAAAAAGCTGACTATGACAAAATTTGCCCTATGTTCTGAAAAATTTCTCTAGTGTAACTATAATAAATATATCATTTACTATAACTTCATTTTCCGCTAAAATATTTGATTTTTCGAAATCAATTCCGAATAATTTGGAAATAAAAAGATGAATAGATATTTCCACCTTTTGATTCGCCACTACTTCAAGTAGAGAGGCATATCCTATATTCTGGGAAGTTAGGCGGAAAATTTCTTAAATTTGGATGCAAGGTGTCTGCAAACTAACGACCATTCGTCGTAATCTTCTGAATGAACATCTAGATTTTTGAACTTCGGGACTTTACTTTTCTGTGATTCAAAATTTTGAAGTATCCGTAAATCTTCCTTCTCCCAGTCACAAAACTTTCTATTAGATAATTGATGGACAACCCTCGACCATTGTCCCGCCTCGGATTCATTTCTGTATTTATTTGCCTTTTCTTTTTTTATTTCGTAAGATTCTCTCGTTCGTTCTTCGGCAAAGAAGTTTTTCCTGCATAGAGAATAGGCGACCATTGCCCATGTGGTTGGGTTCTTATGTTGTTTTTCCTGTTCATGGGTTTTAGCCATTGCATTAATCTTATAAATTAAAGCTTTTACCGTAAACGGATCAATATAGTGTGGATCATTTTTGTTCATGTGTAAAGACCTCTTTAAGAATTTCTTTAATTTCGTCTACTGTATAGTAGCGTTTTAATCCAGTGAAAGCCTTGTCGAAAAGACAAAGATTCTCGAACTCATGTTTCCCGCCTTTTGACATAGGAATTATATGTCCAATATCAACATTTTTCTTTGTAAACTTATTTCCCGTAACAAAACACCGATAATCTTGTTTATTGAATAATTCATATATCTCATGTGCCTTGGGTTTGTAGTCATTTTCTTCTTTCATTTAGTTTTTGTACCTATATTTGAATATATTAAGTAATACAATTTGACTTTTTTGATTTTGAATTTCGTTACTTGCCTATATCGTTCTTTTCGTTCTATTATTTCGGCAATTCCATATTCCTTCCATCTTTTGATTATAAAATTCACCTCTCGTTTATTTAATTTTAATTCATTTGCTATTGAATCCGAATCGTACCATTTCCTATGTTGAGTTGAGTTAAATATCTTAAAAGCTCTGTGATTATATTCGATCTCATTCTTCATGCGGTCTTTCTCATCGAAATTAATCCAGTAGTAGTTGTTATAAAGAATAGCTGACCTATATGATTTATTTAATTTGATCACATCTTCGTCTTTATACTGATTTACTAGCCTTCTTTGTTTAAGTTTATTTCTTTCTTCAAGAGTCAGGGGAGAATATATGTAGTTTTTGACTCGATGCATTTGAAATTTTTTGTGAATATCGGATCTGAACAAACCACA
This sequence is a window from Leptospira ellinghausenii. Protein-coding genes within it:
- a CDS encoding HNH endonuclease — protein: MKEENDYKPKAHEIYELFNKQDYRCFVTGNKFTKKNVDIGHIIPMSKGGKHEFENLCLFDKAFTGLKRYYTVDEIKEILKEVFTHEQK